A single genomic interval of Dromiciops gliroides isolate mDroGli1 chromosome 1, mDroGli1.pri, whole genome shotgun sequence harbors:
- the LOC122736246 gene encoding 60S acidic ribosomal protein P1-like yields the protein MAVSELAFIYSALILHNDEVMVTEDKINALIKAAGVNVEPFWPGLFAKALNNVNIASLICNVGVGGPAPAAGGAAPAGGAVPASTAAPAEEKKKEEAKKEESKESDDDMGFGLFD from the coding sequence ATGGCCGTCTCTGAGCTCGCTTTCATCTACTCTGCTCTCATCCTTCACAACGATGAGGTTATGGTCAcagaggataaaattaatgcCCTCATTAAAGCAGCAGGTGTAAATGTTGAACCGTTCTGGCCTGGATTATTTGCAAAGGCCCTGAACAATGTAAACATTGCTAGTCTCATCTGCAATGTAGGAGTTGGTGGACCTGCCCCAGCAGCTGGTGGTGCTGCCCCTGCTGGAGGTGCTGTTCCTGCTAGCACAGCTGCCCCagctgaggagaagaagaaagaggaagcaaaaaaagaagagtccaaggagtctgatgatgacatgggctttggtctgtttgactaa